The proteins below come from a single Mus musculus strain C57BL/6J chromosome 5, GRCm38.p6 C57BL/6J genomic window:
- the Orai1 gene encoding calcium release-activated calcium channel protein 1, producing MHPEPAPPPSHSNPELPVSGGSSTSGSRRSRRRSGDGEPSGAPPLPPPPPAVSYPDWIGQSYSEVMSLNEHSMQALSWRKLYLSRAKLKASSRTSALLSGFAMVAMVEVQLDTDHDYPPGLLIVFSACTTVLVAVHLFALMISTCILPNIEAVSNVHNLNSVKESPHERMHRHIELAWAFSTVIGTLLFLAEVVLLCWVKFLPLKRQAGQPSPTKPPAESVIVANHSDSSGITPGEAAAIASTAIMVPCGLVFIVFAVHFYRSLVSHKTDRQFQELNELAEFARLQDQLDHRGDHSLTPGTHYA from the exons ATGCATCCGGAGCCTGCCCCGCCCCCGAGTCACAGCAATCCGGAGCTTCCCGTGAGCGGCGGCAGCAGCACTAGCGGCAGCCGCCGGAGCCGCCGCCGCAGCGGGGACGGGGAGCCCTCGGGGGCCccaccgctgccgccgccgccacccGCCGTCAGCTACCCGGACTGGATCGGCCAGAGTTACTCCGAGGTGATGAGCCTCAACGAGCACTCGATGCAGGCGCTGTCCTGGCGCAAGCTCTACTTAAGCCGCGCCAAGCTCAAAGCTTCCAGCCGGACCTCGGCTCTGCTCTCCGGCTTCGCCATG GTAGCGATGGTGGAAGTCCAGCTGGACACAGACCATGACTACCCACCAGGGTTGCTCATCGTCTTTAGTGCCTGCACCACAGTGCTAGTGGCCGTGCACCTGTTTGCCCTCATGATCAGCACCTGCATCCTGCCCAACATCGAGGCTGTGAGCAACGTCCACAACCTCAACTCGGTCAAAGAGTCACCCCACGAGCGCATGCATCGCCACATCGAGCTGGCCTGGGCCTTCTCCACGGTCATCGGGACGCTGCTTTTCCTAGCAGAGGTCGTGCTGCTCTGCTGGGTCAAGTTCTTACCTCTCAAGAGGCAAGCGGGACAGCCAAGCCCCACCAAGCCTCCCGCTGAATCAGTCATCGTCGCCAACCACAGCGACAGCAGCGGCATCACCCCGGGTGAGGCGGCAGCCATTGCCTCCACCGCCATCATGGTTCCCTGTGGCCTGGTTTTTATCGTCTTTGCTGTTCACTTCTACCGCTCCCTGGTCAGCCATAAGACGGACCGGCAGTTCCAGGAGCTCAATGAGCTGGCCGAGTTTGCCCGCTTGCAGGACCAGCTGGACCACAGAGGGGACCATTCTCTAACACCGGGCACCCACTATGCCTAA
- the Orai1 gene encoding calcium release-activated calcium channel protein 1 isoform X1, which yields MVEVQLDTDHDYPPGLLIVFSACTTVLVAVHLFALMISTCILPNIEAVSNVHNLNSVKESPHERMHRHIELAWAFSTVIGTLLFLAEVVLLCWVKFLPLKRQAGQPSPTKPPAESVIVANHSDSSGITPGEAAAIASTAIMVPCGLVFIVFAVHFYRSLVSHKTDRQFQELNELAEFARLQDQLDHRGDHSLTPGTHYA from the coding sequence ATGGTGGAAGTCCAGCTGGACACAGACCATGACTACCCACCAGGGTTGCTCATCGTCTTTAGTGCCTGCACCACAGTGCTAGTGGCCGTGCACCTGTTTGCCCTCATGATCAGCACCTGCATCCTGCCCAACATCGAGGCTGTGAGCAACGTCCACAACCTCAACTCGGTCAAAGAGTCACCCCACGAGCGCATGCATCGCCACATCGAGCTGGCCTGGGCCTTCTCCACGGTCATCGGGACGCTGCTTTTCCTAGCAGAGGTCGTGCTGCTCTGCTGGGTCAAGTTCTTACCTCTCAAGAGGCAAGCGGGACAGCCAAGCCCCACCAAGCCTCCCGCTGAATCAGTCATCGTCGCCAACCACAGCGACAGCAGCGGCATCACCCCGGGTGAGGCGGCAGCCATTGCCTCCACCGCCATCATGGTTCCCTGTGGCCTGGTTTTTATCGTCTTTGCTGTTCACTTCTACCGCTCCCTGGTCAGCCATAAGACGGACCGGCAGTTCCAGGAGCTCAATGAGCTGGCCGAGTTTGCCCGCTTGCAGGACCAGCTGGACCACAGAGGGGACCATTCTCTAACACCGGGCACCCACTATGCCTAA